A region of Natribaculum luteum DNA encodes the following proteins:
- a CDS encoding PQQ-binding-like beta-propeller repeat protein: MSEQTRRDVVRYAGLSVAIGMGVTTVTADGSADDESATTDDSSGWSSIRGDAGNTGFAPNATGPTSPAAVAWEYDHGGSFAVVDGTVYLAADGRVHAIDAIGGSLEWETAITTADGAEQVEVMGPPAVAHDTVYVTTRGRDPDLTALDAATGDRRWQASDLGYETNRAPVVANGRVFVVADKVLYALDARSGERRWQFKPEPMPIGDGRTRGDGFQREPVAVADGTVFAVSNNRLFALDAETGAERWRDRVDDWRSNTFTGYPVAAGGVVAVVKSDAVRIYDAETGSERSTVPSHSLDVLGDDRVYAVIDQEGDRTTVAGYDLETGNRVWQPSDRAGSPVSTAVDDHSVYVGLEASGVAAFGRTDGTREWHVDVDATPRQLAVVGDTVYASGDALFAIRTEDESGGDGGAGGNDEETSAGDGDEASSDVESQSTDGADDTPGFTAGASVAGGTLVLEWLRRRAADE; this comes from the coding sequence ATGAGCGAGCAGACGAGACGAGACGTGGTGCGGTACGCTGGACTCTCGGTGGCGATCGGGATGGGTGTGACGACGGTAACGGCAGACGGATCGGCAGACGACGAGTCGGCGACAACCGACGACTCCAGCGGCTGGTCGTCGATTCGCGGCGACGCCGGAAACACGGGATTCGCTCCGAACGCGACGGGGCCGACGTCGCCGGCTGCCGTCGCCTGGGAGTACGACCACGGCGGATCGTTCGCCGTCGTCGACGGGACGGTCTACCTCGCCGCCGACGGACGGGTGCACGCGATCGACGCGATCGGCGGATCACTCGAGTGGGAAACCGCGATCACGACGGCGGACGGTGCGGAACAGGTGGAAGTCATGGGACCGCCGGCGGTCGCACACGACACCGTCTACGTCACCACCAGGGGACGGGACCCGGACCTCACCGCGCTCGACGCCGCGACAGGGGACCGACGCTGGCAAGCCAGCGACCTCGGGTACGAGACGAATCGGGCACCCGTCGTCGCGAACGGCCGGGTGTTCGTCGTCGCGGACAAGGTCCTGTACGCGCTCGACGCGCGCAGTGGCGAGCGGCGATGGCAGTTCAAGCCGGAACCGATGCCGATCGGCGACGGTCGGACGCGGGGCGATGGCTTCCAGCGAGAGCCCGTCGCCGTCGCCGACGGAACGGTGTTCGCCGTGAGTAACAACCGGCTGTTCGCCCTGGACGCCGAAACCGGAGCCGAGCGGTGGCGAGACAGGGTCGACGACTGGCGATCGAACACGTTCACCGGCTACCCGGTCGCCGCTGGCGGCGTCGTGGCCGTCGTCAAGTCCGACGCCGTGAGGATCTACGACGCCGAAACCGGTTCGGAACGATCGACGGTGCCGAGCCACTCACTGGACGTCCTCGGCGACGACCGCGTGTACGCCGTCATCGACCAAGAGGGGGATCGGACGACCGTCGCCGGCTACGATCTGGAGACTGGAAACCGCGTCTGGCAGCCGTCGGACCGCGCGGGTTCGCCCGTTTCGACCGCCGTCGACGACCACTCCGTCTACGTCGGACTCGAAGCGTCCGGCGTGGCCGCCTTCGGCCGAACGGACGGAACCCGCGAGTGGCACGTCGACGTCGACGCGACGCCGCGCCAGCTCGCTGTCGTCGGCGACACCGTCTACGCCAGCGGTGACGCGCTGTTCGCGATTCGGACCGAAGACGAAAGCGGGGGTGACGGCGGTGCCGGCGGCAACGACGAGGAAACGTCCGCAGGCGACGGAGACGAGGCGAGCAGTGACGTCGAGAGCCAATCGACCGACGGGGCCGACGACACCCCGGGATTCACCGCCGGGGCGAGCGTCGCCGGCGGGACACTCGTCCTCGAGTGGCTCCGTCGACGGGCCGCCGACGAGTGA
- the queC gene encoding 7-cyano-7-deazaguanine synthase QueC yields MTATSQTATDESSTKRAVVLLSGGMDSATAAYEARERGYEIYALHTSYGQRTEDRELECARRLADDLDAAEFLRIETSHLAAIGASSLTDDDLTVADADLESDEIPSSYVPFRNANLLAMAVSYAEANDCDAVFMGAHSEDFSGYPDCRPAFFEAFETVVDVGTKPETEIAIEAPFVEWSKTDIAARGVELEVPFEHTWSCYRENEPACGTCDACAFRLQAFQNVGVCDPIEYAERPSYVEDA; encoded by the coding sequence ATGACTGCCACTTCCCAGACAGCGACCGACGAATCGTCGACGAAACGCGCCGTCGTCCTCCTCTCCGGCGGCATGGACAGCGCCACCGCCGCCTACGAGGCTCGCGAACGCGGGTACGAGATCTACGCGTTGCACACCTCCTACGGCCAGCGTACCGAGGATCGCGAACTCGAGTGTGCCCGCCGGCTCGCCGACGACCTCGACGCGGCCGAGTTCCTGCGAATCGAGACGAGTCACCTCGCCGCGATCGGGGCCTCGAGTCTCACCGACGACGACCTGACCGTCGCCGACGCCGACCTGGAGAGCGACGAGATTCCGTCGTCGTACGTCCCCTTCCGGAACGCGAACCTGCTCGCGATGGCCGTCTCCTACGCCGAAGCGAACGACTGCGACGCGGTCTTCATGGGTGCCCACAGCGAGGATTTCTCGGGATATCCGGACTGCCGTCCGGCGTTCTTCGAGGCTTTCGAGACCGTAGTCGACGTCGGGACGAAACCCGAGACCGAAATCGCGATCGAAGCGCCGTTCGTCGAGTGGTCGAAGACCGACATCGCCGCACGCGGAGTCGAACTCGAGGTGCCGTTCGAACACACCTGGAGCTGTTACCGCGAGAACGAACCGGCCTGTGGCACCTGTGACGCCTGCGCGTTTCGCCTGCAGGCGTTCCAGAACGTCGGCGTCTGCGATCCGATCGAGTACGCCGAGCGCCCGTCGTACGTCGAGGACGCGTAG
- a CDS encoding 7-carboxy-7-deazaguanine synthase QueE: MPVSDAVDREDATDREDALPINELFTSLQGEGKLAGVPSVFVRTSGCNLRCWFCDSYHTSWEPTHAWMDLESILAEVESSDATHVVVTGGEPLLHETVVDLLSALDDRGYHVTVETNGTIYRDAPIDLASISPKLESSTPTPERDPRSEISEDSPNGRRRPEGAVNRGEWADRHERDRIDLETLARLVESFDFQLKFVVTDADDVPEIVDLLERLRAVASEPIRDEDVLLMPEGATRERLAETRSRVADLALEYGFRYTPRLHVDLWNDAPET, from the coding sequence ATGCCGGTCTCCGACGCCGTCGACCGGGAGGACGCCACCGATCGCGAGGACGCCCTCCCGATCAACGAACTGTTCACGTCGCTTCAGGGTGAGGGAAAACTCGCCGGCGTTCCGTCCGTCTTCGTCCGCACGAGCGGCTGTAACCTCCGGTGTTGGTTCTGTGACTCCTACCACACCTCCTGGGAGCCGACCCACGCCTGGATGGACCTCGAGTCGATCCTCGCCGAGGTCGAGTCGTCCGACGCGACCCACGTCGTCGTCACCGGCGGCGAGCCCCTGCTCCACGAGACGGTCGTCGACTTGCTCTCCGCGCTCGACGACCGGGGCTACCACGTCACCGTCGAGACGAACGGCACGATCTACCGGGACGCCCCGATCGACCTCGCGTCGATCAGCCCGAAACTCGAGAGCAGCACGCCGACGCCGGAGCGCGATCCGAGAAGCGAGATTTCGGAGGATTCTCCGAACGGTCGACGGCGACCGGAGGGTGCCGTAAACCGGGGCGAGTGGGCCGACCGCCACGAACGCGACCGGATCGACCTCGAGACGCTCGCCCGACTGGTCGAGTCGTTCGACTTCCAGCTCAAGTTCGTCGTGACCGACGCCGACGACGTACCCGAGATCGTAGACCTCCTCGAACGTCTCCGTGCGGTCGCGTCGGAACCGATCCGCGACGAGGACGTCCTGTTGATGCCCGAGGGGGCCACCCGCGAGCGACTCGCGGAGACCCGCTCGCGGGTCGCAGACCTCGCGCTCGAGTACGGCTTCCGGTACACGCCCCGCCTGCACGTCGACCTCTGGAACGACGCCCCAGAAACGTAA
- a CDS encoding 6-pyruvoyl trahydropterin synthase family protein encodes MTSRPGQPDHDAHTRTIDDGPIGSHRVIHVGRDSPIRISTGHRLRHHDGKCARPHGHNYEITVSVAGKLTDEGWVVDKGDITNVIFEWDHMFLLEAGDPLIDAFESAGDDDAVVVLEHPPTAEVMSAVLEEKLEAALPETVSEVAVEVRETSELCGGGRF; translated from the coding sequence ATGACTAGCCGACCTGGCCAGCCGGATCACGACGCACACACGCGAACGATCGACGACGGACCGATCGGGAGCCATCGCGTCATTCACGTCGGACGAGACAGCCCCATCCGAATCAGTACGGGCCACCGACTTCGCCACCACGACGGAAAGTGTGCCCGTCCACACGGTCACAACTACGAAATCACCGTTTCCGTGGCCGGAAAGCTGACCGACGAGGGCTGGGTCGTCGACAAAGGCGATATTACTAACGTGATCTTCGAGTGGGACCACATGTTCCTCCTCGAGGCGGGCGATCCGCTGATCGACGCCTTCGAGTCCGCGGGCGACGACGACGCGGTCGTCGTCCTCGAGCATCCGCCGACGGCGGAGGTGATGAGCGCCGTCCTGGAGGAGAAACTCGAGGCGGCGCTGCCCGAGACCGTCTCCGAGGTCGCCGTCGAGGTTCGCGAGACGAGCGAACTCTGCGGTGGAGGTCGCTTCTGA
- a CDS encoding winged helix-turn-helix domain-containing protein encodes MAHGGWTKQQEPESSTLLSALGNKYSAEILCAAGTPKSAQTLSEDIEIPIATCYRRIEELVDVGLLECEGRQLSDEGRRTNIYRRTLDEIEIDFTGDRPQFSRKRRTEAKNRLEEQRQR; translated from the coding sequence ATGGCACATGGTGGTTGGACGAAACAGCAGGAACCGGAATCGAGCACGCTGCTCTCGGCGCTCGGGAACAAGTACAGCGCGGAGATTCTCTGTGCTGCGGGGACGCCGAAGTCGGCACAGACGCTGAGCGAGGATATCGAGATTCCGATCGCGACCTGCTACCGACGGATCGAGGAACTCGTCGACGTGGGGCTGCTCGAGTGTGAAGGCCGACAGCTCTCCGACGAGGGGCGACGGACCAACATCTATCGACGGACGCTCGACGAGATCGAAATCGACTTCACCGGCGACCGACCCCAGTTCTCGCGCAAACGGCGTACCGAAGCCAAAAATCGGCTGGAAGAGCAGCGGCAGCGGTAA
- a CDS encoding competence/damage-inducible protein A, producing the protein MDVAVVTVGDELLAGRTTNTNATWLCERLTDRGVAVERVTTVPDRVRDIARVVNEYRAEYDAVVVTGGLGPTHDDVTMEGVAAALGRELEEHDDALEWLTEVGGYERDDLTDGTEELPAGARALHNEVGVAPGAVLESVYVLPGVPEEMRAMFETIESEFTGEPRHREVVVADEPESALLERVQTLRETFDVTVGSYPGDSVRLSIEGTDETTVESAAAWLRERVETSDA; encoded by the coding sequence ATGGACGTAGCGGTCGTGACCGTGGGAGACGAACTGCTCGCCGGCCGAACGACGAACACCAACGCAACGTGGCTCTGTGAACGACTCACCGACCGCGGCGTGGCGGTCGAACGCGTCACGACGGTTCCAGATCGCGTTCGAGATATCGCCCGCGTCGTCAACGAGTACCGCGCCGAGTACGACGCCGTGGTCGTCACTGGCGGTCTCGGTCCCACCCACGACGACGTTACGATGGAGGGCGTCGCCGCCGCGCTTGGTCGAGAACTCGAGGAACACGACGACGCGCTCGAGTGGCTCACCGAGGTCGGCGGCTACGAGCGCGACGACCTGACGGACGGAACGGAGGAGCTCCCAGCCGGCGCGCGGGCGCTACACAACGAGGTCGGCGTCGCACCGGGGGCAGTACTCGAGAGCGTCTACGTCCTCCCCGGCGTGCCAGAAGAGATGAGAGCGATGTTCGAGACGATCGAGAGCGAATTCACCGGGGAGCCACGCCACCGCGAGGTCGTCGTCGCCGACGAACCGGAGAGTGCACTCCTCGAGCGGGTACAGACGCTTCGCGAAACGTTCGACGTGACCGTCGGGAGCTACCCCGGCGACTCCGTCCGGCTTTCGATCGAGGGGACGGACGAGACGACCGTCGAGTCGGCCGCCGCGTGGCTCCGCGAACGGGTCGAGACGTCGGACGCCTAG
- a CDS encoding FAD synthase — MTRTVIAQGTFDVLHPGHVHYLEQAASMGDELYVIVARKSNVDHKETPICAARQRRDVVAALEAVDEAILGHEEDIFVPIEEIDPDVIVLGHDQHHDEAAIEDELERRGIDCEIRRAEGREPRYEEELLSTRLIVDRILEQRGNRSP, encoded by the coding sequence ATGACACGGACAGTAATCGCACAGGGGACGTTCGACGTTCTCCACCCCGGCCACGTACACTACCTCGAGCAGGCCGCGTCGATGGGCGACGAACTCTACGTCATCGTCGCCCGCAAGAGCAACGTCGACCACAAGGAGACGCCGATCTGCGCCGCGAGACAGCGCCGCGACGTCGTCGCCGCCCTCGAGGCCGTCGACGAGGCGATCCTGGGCCACGAGGAGGACATCTTCGTTCCGATCGAGGAGATCGACCCCGACGTGATCGTCCTCGGTCACGACCAGCACCACGACGAGGCGGCGATCGAGGACGAACTCGAGCGCCGAGGGATCGACTGCGAGATTCGTCGCGCCGAGGGAAGAGAGCCGCGCTACGAGGAGGAACTGCTCTCGACGCGGCTGATCGTCGATCGGATCCTCGAGCAGCGCGGTAACCGGTCGCCCTGA
- a CDS encoding Mov34/MPN/PAD-1 family protein: MGLFDALFRSSEILGIAGETLEFALESAEASHPNEYMGMLRGTEASQLGLDRDGLVITDVLVIPGTETNSVSATVKTNQIPNDVRSLGSVHSHPNGVLRPSDADLQTFGRGSVHIIIGAPYRRTDWQAFDSHGQQTTLDVIDVELPDAEDFFDFTQADIDEELR; this comes from the coding sequence ATGGGGCTGTTCGACGCGCTGTTTCGCTCGAGCGAGATCCTCGGCATCGCCGGGGAGACACTCGAGTTCGCCCTCGAGTCCGCCGAGGCGTCCCACCCGAACGAGTACATGGGGATGCTTCGCGGGACCGAGGCCTCGCAGCTGGGACTCGACCGGGACGGACTCGTCATCACGGACGTCCTCGTCATCCCTGGCACCGAGACGAACAGCGTGAGTGCGACGGTCAAGACGAATCAGATCCCGAACGACGTGCGGTCACTCGGGAGCGTCCACTCGCACCCAAACGGCGTGTTGCGGCCGAGCGATGCTGACTTGCAGACGTTCGGTCGGGGCTCGGTGCACATCATCATCGGCGCGCCGTACCGTCGCACCGACTGGCAGGCGTTCGACTCGCACGGACAGCAGACGACGCTCGACGTCATCGACGTCGAGTTACCGGACGCCGAGGACTTCTTCGACTTCACGCAGGCGGATATCGACGAGGAGCTACGGTGA
- a CDS encoding DHH family phosphoesterase produces MTRDSAGEAGEDGHSVVYDLAPDCTAEDVEEGTAYLAEINGIVEYGVFVDLSDSISGLVHESVLEGTYRVGDELVVELENVRENGDLAFEPVDVEEYDVESVSHDYALTGTGRLEANVGEQIHLEGEVVQVKQTGGPTLFHVADEDGVVPCAAFEEAGVRAYPSIEVGDLVRVTGTPERHEGTVQIEVDGLSTLDGDVEREARERLEEALEARAQPHEVEPLIDWPAFEKLRPDLEEVARLLRRTVLEGRPIRVRHHADGDGMCAAVPVQIALEQFIADVHEDDDAPRHLVKRLPAKAPFYEMEDATRDLNFALEDRAKHGQQLPLLLMLDNGSTVEDVPAYETLTHYDIPIVAIDHHHPDPEAVEDLLDAHVNPYLHDEDYRITTGMLCVELARMIYPELTDELRHIPAVAGLADRSKADAMDQYLELAAEEGYDETRLKDVSEALDYAAFWLRYNSGDQLISDLLEVDADDEQRHRDLVSFFADRAREEVDEQLDAAMAHVEHEVLDNDVHLYRIDVENYAHRFTYPAPGKTTGEIHDRKIEETGDPVITVGYGPDFAVLRSDGVRLDIPNMVSELEAEVPGAGVSGGGHLVVGSIKFVKGKREEVIDALVEKMAAADIDEALSSAVPIDD; encoded by the coding sequence ATGACACGTGATTCTGCCGGCGAGGCCGGCGAAGACGGACATTCCGTCGTCTACGATCTCGCTCCCGACTGTACCGCAGAGGACGTCGAAGAGGGAACCGCCTACCTCGCAGAGATAAACGGTATCGTCGAGTACGGCGTCTTTGTCGACCTCTCTGACTCGATCTCCGGACTCGTCCACGAGTCCGTCCTCGAGGGAACCTACCGCGTCGGCGACGAACTCGTCGTCGAACTCGAGAACGTCCGTGAGAACGGCGACCTGGCGTTCGAACCCGTCGACGTCGAGGAGTACGACGTCGAATCGGTCTCCCACGATTACGCGCTGACCGGGACCGGCCGCCTCGAGGCGAACGTCGGCGAACAGATCCACCTCGAGGGCGAGGTCGTCCAGGTCAAACAGACCGGCGGCCCGACGCTCTTTCACGTCGCCGACGAGGACGGCGTCGTCCCCTGTGCCGCCTTCGAGGAGGCCGGCGTCCGCGCGTACCCCTCGATCGAAGTCGGCGACCTCGTGCGCGTCACCGGCACGCCCGAACGACACGAGGGAACCGTCCAGATCGAAGTCGACGGCCTCTCGACGCTCGACGGCGACGTCGAACGCGAGGCACGGGAACGCCTCGAGGAGGCGCTCGAGGCCCGCGCACAGCCACACGAGGTCGAACCCCTGATCGACTGGCCGGCCTTCGAGAAACTCCGTCCCGACCTGGAGGAGGTCGCCCGCCTGCTCCGGCGGACCGTCCTCGAGGGACGCCCGATCCGGGTGCGCCACCACGCCGACGGCGACGGGATGTGTGCCGCCGTCCCGGTCCAGATCGCACTCGAGCAGTTCATCGCCGACGTCCACGAGGACGACGACGCCCCGCGTCACCTCGTCAAGCGCCTGCCGGCGAAAGCGCCGTTCTACGAGATGGAAGACGCGACTCGCGACCTCAACTTCGCACTCGAGGACCGGGCCAAACACGGCCAGCAGCTCCCACTGTTGCTGATGCTCGACAACGGCTCGACCGTCGAAGACGTCCCGGCCTACGAGACGCTCACCCACTACGACATCCCGATCGTCGCCATCGACCACCACCACCCCGACCCCGAGGCCGTCGAAGACCTGCTCGACGCCCACGTCAATCCCTACCTCCACGACGAGGACTACCGGATCACGACCGGGATGCTCTGTGTCGAACTCGCCCGGATGATCTACCCCGAGCTCACCGACGAACTCCGGCACATCCCCGCCGTCGCCGGCCTCGCCGACCGTTCGAAGGCCGACGCCATGGACCAGTACCTCGAGCTGGCAGCCGAAGAAGGGTACGACGAGACGCGCCTCAAAGACGTCAGCGAGGCACTCGACTATGCGGCCTTCTGGCTGCGGTACAACTCGGGCGACCAGCTCATCAGCGACCTCCTCGAGGTCGACGCGGACGACGAGCAGCGCCACCGCGACCTCGTCTCGTTTTTCGCCGACCGCGCCCGCGAGGAAGTCGACGAGCAACTCGACGCCGCGATGGCCCACGTCGAACACGAGGTGCTCGACAACGACGTCCACCTCTACCGGATCGACGTCGAGAACTACGCCCACCGCTTTACCTACCCCGCACCCGGGAAGACGACCGGCGAGATCCACGACCGCAAGATCGAGGAGACCGGCGACCCGGTCATCACGGTCGGCTACGGTCCCGACTTCGCCGTCCTCCGCAGTGACGGCGTCCGACTCGACATCCCGAACATGGTCTCGGAACTCGAGGCGGAAGTCCCCGGCGCGGGCGTCTCCGGCGGTGGTCACCTCGTCGTCGGCTCGATCAAGTTCGTCAAGGGCAAACGAGAGGAGGTCATCGACGCACTCGTCGAGAAGATGGCGGCCGCCGACATCGACGAAGCGCTCTCGAGCGCCGTCCCGATCGACGACTAA
- a CDS encoding MBL fold metallo-hydrolase: MRVTYLESAAIVIEDEDTKILCDPWLVDGAYYGSWAHYPEPDFEPEDFNDADYIYISHIHPDHFDPATLERLDTDIPVLIHDYRWDYLREAIEELGFEVIELPHGERTQLNGDTHINVLAADGCDPELCGNFFGCTWYDTEAEKTGSTQVDSMAVVDNGEYTVVDTNDCPYPIAESVFQRIKHEYGHIDLLCHQYSAAQFYPQAVTNYDHETKLRERDRVIREKHELALEFIDIFEPDYYMPFAGEYVLAGNLAHLNQYTANPPRERAYEFFRQNVDPDEHECVFLNSGEYIDLETGERSAPFEPIDQEEKRRYIEEELAPRTFDYETDPMPTLSELKAYVPYAYENFEEKRERIGYNTDTTVLIPLLDDVCLELSANGEGYRYVTDVDVDDYDGYLKMEVDPRLLRRLFDGPHNAYWADAKIGSHIGISKEPDIYERGLFNCLGSFHTHGYDVETDADVEATETTEVTESAGD, encoded by the coding sequence ATGCGAGTAACGTACCTCGAGTCAGCGGCAATCGTGATCGAAGACGAGGATACGAAGATCCTCTGTGATCCCTGGCTGGTCGACGGCGCGTACTACGGATCGTGGGCGCACTACCCCGAACCGGATTTCGAACCCGAGGACTTCAACGACGCCGACTACATCTACATCTCGCACATTCATCCCGATCACTTCGACCCCGCGACGCTCGAGCGTCTGGACACTGACATTCCGGTGTTAATTCACGATTACCGATGGGATTACTTGCGGGAGGCGATCGAAGAGCTGGGATTCGAAGTCATCGAGCTGCCACACGGGGAACGGACGCAGTTGAACGGGGACACGCACATTAACGTCCTCGCAGCAGATGGCTGTGACCCGGAGCTATGTGGTAACTTCTTCGGCTGTACGTGGTACGATACCGAAGCCGAGAAGACCGGGTCGACGCAGGTCGACTCGATGGCGGTCGTCGACAACGGGGAGTACACGGTCGTGGATACCAACGACTGCCCGTACCCGATCGCCGAGTCTGTGTTCCAACGAATAAAACACGAGTACGGGCACATCGACTTGCTCTGTCACCAGTACAGCGCAGCCCAGTTCTACCCGCAGGCGGTGACGAATTACGACCACGAGACGAAACTCCGCGAGCGCGACCGCGTGATCCGCGAGAAACACGAACTGGCCCTCGAGTTCATCGACATCTTCGAACCTGATTACTACATGCCGTTTGCCGGCGAGTACGTGCTGGCGGGGAACCTCGCGCACCTGAATCAGTACACGGCGAACCCGCCGAGAGAACGGGCCTACGAGTTCTTCCGGCAAAACGTCGATCCGGACGAACACGAGTGCGTCTTTTTGAACTCCGGTGAGTACATCGACCTCGAGACCGGCGAGCGGTCTGCGCCGTTCGAACCGATCGATCAGGAGGAGAAACGCCGGTACATCGAGGAGGAACTCGCGCCCCGAACCTTCGACTACGAGACCGATCCGATGCCGACGCTATCGGAACTCAAGGCGTACGTCCCCTACGCCTACGAAAACTTCGAGGAGAAACGCGAACGAATCGGTTACAACACCGATACGACGGTCCTCATCCCATTGCTAGACGACGTCTGTCTCGAACTCTCGGCAAACGGCGAGGGGTACCGGTACGTGACGGACGTCGACGTCGACGACTACGATGGGTATCTCAAGATGGAGGTCGACCCGCGACTCTTAAGACGGCTCTTCGACGGCCCGCACAACGCCTACTGGGCGGACGCGAAGATCGGCTCGCACATCGGGATCAGCAAGGAGCCGGACATCTACGAACGAGGCCTGTTCAACTGTCTCGGCTCGTTCCACACCCACGGGTACGACGTCGAGACCGACGCCGACGTGGAGGCCACCGAAACGACGGAAGTCACCGAATCCGCGGGCGACTGA